Proteins found in one Paenibacillus borealis genomic segment:
- a CDS encoding MFS transporter, with the protein MSLDKKRSTLALLALAISAFAIGTTEFISVGLLPLIADDLNISVTTAGLTVTLYALGVTFGAPVLTSLTTRVSRKTLLLLLMLVFIAGNSLAAAAGGIGTLLVARVISALSHGLFMSIASTIAADLVPENRRASAISIMFTGLTVATVTGVPIGTFLGQQLGWRAAFIAIVATGILALIANLILVPAGLRKGTRTPLREQVKLVTNGRLLLAFAITALGYGGTFVVFTYLSPLLHEISGFQEKTVAVILLVYGIAIAIGNVIGGKAANHKPMNALFYMFALQAAVLLVFTFTAPFKTAALITIFFMGLLAFMNVPGLQVYVVMLADRFAPSARDVASAVNIAAFNAGIAIGAYLGGLVTDHMGLIHTAWVGAVMVFGAVLLTAWSRALENRDERTQRAEAA; encoded by the coding sequence ATGTCTCTGGACAAAAAAAGAAGCACCCTCGCGCTGCTGGCTCTGGCGATCAGCGCCTTTGCGATAGGAACAACCGAGTTTATCAGCGTCGGGCTGCTGCCGCTCATTGCTGATGACCTGAATATATCCGTGACCACCGCCGGATTAACCGTAACTCTGTACGCGCTTGGCGTAACCTTCGGTGCGCCTGTGCTAACCTCGCTGACCACAAGAGTCTCCCGCAAAACACTGCTGCTCCTGCTGATGCTCGTATTCATCGCCGGCAATAGTCTTGCCGCCGCTGCTGGCGGAATTGGCACTCTGCTGGTTGCCAGGGTGATATCCGCCCTCTCTCATGGGCTGTTCATGTCGATCGCCTCCACCATCGCTGCCGATCTGGTGCCCGAGAACCGCAGGGCCAGCGCCATTTCCATTATGTTCACCGGCCTTACAGTAGCTACAGTTACCGGCGTGCCGATCGGCACCTTCCTCGGACAGCAGCTGGGCTGGCGGGCCGCCTTCATCGCCATTGTGGCGACCGGCATCCTCGCACTGATCGCCAATCTGATCCTGGTGCCCGCCGGACTGCGCAAGGGGACCCGCACGCCGCTGCGCGAGCAGGTCAAGCTGGTGACGAACGGCCGGCTGCTGCTGGCTTTTGCCATCACAGCACTGGGCTACGGCGGAACGTTCGTCGTCTTCACCTATCTCTCCCCGCTGCTGCATGAGATCAGCGGCTTCCAGGAGAAGACGGTCGCTGTGATCCTGCTCGTCTATGGCATCGCCATTGCCATCGGCAATGTGATCGGCGGCAAAGCGGCGAACCACAAGCCGATGAACGCCTTATTCTATATGTTCGCCCTGCAGGCCGCTGTGCTGCTGGTCTTCACCTTCACGGCACCATTCAAGACCGCTGCCCTGATCACCATCTTCTTCATGGGGCTGCTCGCCTTCATGAACGTCCCCGGGCTGCAGGTCTATGTAGTCATGCTGGCGGACCGGTTCGCGCCGAGTGCCCGCGATGTCGCCTCCGCCGTCAACATTGCCGCCTTCAACGCAGGCATTGCCATCGGAGCCTACCTCGGCGGCCTGGTCACCGATCATATGGGACTGATCCACACGGCCTGGGTGGGCGCAGTCATGGTCTTCGGGGCCGTTCTGCTCACGGCCTGGAGCCGGGCGCTGGAGAACAGGGACGAGCGTACGCAGCGGGCGGAAGCTGCTTAA
- a CDS encoding aldo/keto reductase, whose amino-acid sequence MAQHLQDRTILQGGVSMPWVGLGVFQVEDGDGLVHAVKSAIAHGYRSIDTAAVYANERGVGQAVKEAMAGNKLAREELFITSKVWNADLGYEETLAAYEASLEKLGLEYLDLYLIHWPVNGKYKESWRALEALYKAGRVKAIGVSNFQIHHLEDILQDAEIKPMVNQVELHPYLSQQPLRSFAKTHGIQIEAWAPLMQGKLLDQPVLTEIAASHGKSVAQIILRWDLQHGIVTIPKSTKEQRIIENASLFDFELSSADMERIDSLNRDQRTGPDPDNFDF is encoded by the coding sequence ATGGCACAGCATTTACAAGATAGAACAATACTTCAGGGCGGCGTGAGTATGCCATGGGTTGGACTCGGAGTTTTTCAGGTAGAGGACGGCGACGGGCTGGTGCATGCGGTGAAGTCCGCAATTGCTCACGGCTACCGCAGTATTGATACAGCCGCAGTCTATGCCAACGAACGCGGGGTGGGGCAAGCGGTCAAGGAAGCTATGGCCGGGAACAAGCTGGCCCGCGAAGAGCTGTTCATAACCTCCAAGGTCTGGAATGCAGACCTTGGTTATGAAGAGACCCTTGCCGCTTACGAGGCCAGTCTTGAGAAGCTGGGTCTAGAATATTTGGATCTGTATCTCATTCACTGGCCGGTGAATGGCAAATACAAGGAGTCCTGGAGAGCGCTCGAAGCCCTCTATAAAGCGGGCCGTGTCAAAGCCATCGGCGTCAGCAATTTCCAGATTCATCATCTGGAGGATATCCTCCAGGATGCGGAGATCAAACCGATGGTCAATCAGGTTGAGCTGCATCCTTATCTGTCCCAGCAGCCGCTGCGGAGCTTCGCTAAGACGCATGGCATCCAGATCGAAGCATGGGCTCCGCTGATGCAGGGCAAGCTGCTGGATCAGCCGGTGCTAACGGAAATCGCCGCCAGCCACGGCAAGTCCGTTGCCCAGATCATCCTGCGCTGGGATCTGCAGCATGGGATCGTCACCATTCCGAAATCAACCAAAGAGCAGCGGATCATCGAGAATGCCTCCCTGTTTGATTTCGAGCTGAGCAGCGCCGATATGGAGCGCATTGACAGCCTCAATCGTGATCAGCGGACCGGTCCCGATCCCGACAATTTCGATTTCTAA